A window of Mesoplasma chauliocola contains these coding sequences:
- a CDS encoding ABC transporter ATP-binding protein has product MEVEPKLNFDKGVKGLKQKNKYQKQLTNKYSKQILSEGAIVTTTNCKPSVDEHIIELKDVRKSYITGDLETPILKGIDIKLDKGDFIVILGPSGSGKTTFLNVISGLDKATEGDVFILGSNLTLLKDSHLTKFRRKNVGFIFQQYNLLTNLTSKENAEVGQNLANKDKQGMSIEDIFETIGMKEQMNKYPHQMSGGQQQRVSIARALAKNPEILFADEPTGALDEEMGRKVLEILVKVNREQKTTIVVVTHNPNIAKIANTVIHIKNGLIDNLEKNKKPADPKTIEWS; this is encoded by the coding sequence ATAGAAGTTGAACCTAAATTAAACTTCGATAAAGGAGTAAAAGGTTTAAAACAAAAAAATAAATATCAAAAACAATTAACAAATAAGTACTCAAAACAAATTTTGAGTGAAGGTGCTATTGTTACTACAACTAATTGCAAACCAAGTGTTGACGAACACATTATTGAACTTAAGGATGTTAGAAAGTCTTACATTACAGGAGATTTAGAAACACCAATCCTTAAAGGAATTGATATTAAATTAGATAAAGGAGACTTTATTGTAATATTAGGCCCATCAGGTTCAGGAAAAACAACATTCCTAAATGTTATTTCAGGATTAGATAAAGCAACTGAAGGAGATGTATTTATTTTAGGTTCAAACTTAACATTATTAAAAGATTCTCACTTAACTAAATTTAGAAGAAAAAATGTAGGATTTATTTTCCAACAATATAACCTTTTAACAAACTTGACTTCAAAAGAAAATGCTGAAGTTGGTCAAAACCTTGCAAACAAAGACAAACAAGGAATGTCAATTGAAGATATTTTTGAAACAATTGGTATGAAAGAACAAATGAACAAGTACCCTCACCAAATGTCTGGGGGACAACAACAAAGGGTTTCTATTGCTAGAGCGTTAGCTAAAAATCCTGAAATTCTATTTGCTGATGAACCAACAGGAGCATTAGATGAAGAAATGGGACGTAAAGTATTAGAAATTTTAGTTAAAGTTAACCGTGAACAAAAAACAACAATTGTTGTTGTTACACATAACCCTAATATTGCTAAAATTGCAAATACAGTTATTCATATTAAAAATGGACTTATTGATAATCTAGAAAAAAATAAAAAACCAGCAGATCCAAAAACAATTGAATGATCATAG
- a CDS encoding carbohydrate ABC transporter permease, with amino-acid sequence MKKWDKGFIINRTNLSKKNANNLEKGRFDIFNQLIWILPAFFFICVFSYFSIYIVFKFGLSENGGQGVFKLSFTSIKNLFTDPLKEFPIALRNTLLYVTLSVPISLLLSLWVGKSLSNVLNKKAFAFFQSALFLPYVTSSLAVAMAFSMIFSNSGNSLLAQLLSKFGLENIDWTKPKNAITMTTIFGIWRMLPFQIILFTAAFLKVDKRLYQAAAVDGIPRWQQYWKISIPQIMPVIVYMITTSIIGSLKFIPFGLFADYDEAVKASAQTAVYYIFAQINTGVGSLASYSKAGAAAIILMLIILVITIFNAILSKYLRKKFR; translated from the coding sequence ATGAAAAAATGAGATAAAGGATTCATAATAAACAGAACAAATTTATCTAAAAAAAACGCAAATAATTTAGAAAAAGGCAGATTTGATATTTTCAATCAATTGATTTGAATATTACCAGCATTCTTCTTTATTTGTGTTTTTTCATATTTTTCAATTTATATAGTTTTTAAATTTGGTTTAAGTGAAAATGGAGGTCAAGGAGTTTTTAAGCTTAGTTTTACATCTATAAAAAACCTATTTACAGATCCGCTGAAAGAATTCCCAATAGCTTTAAGAAATACATTATTATATGTTACTCTATCGGTTCCAATATCATTACTTCTTTCACTATGAGTAGGTAAGTCTTTGAGTAATGTTTTAAATAAAAAAGCTTTTGCTTTTTTTCAGTCAGCATTATTCTTGCCATATGTAACTTCTTCATTAGCTGTTGCTATGGCTTTCTCAATGATTTTTTCAAATAGTGGTAATTCACTACTAGCACAGTTGCTAAGCAAATTTGGATTAGAAAATATTGATTGAACAAAACCTAAAAATGCTATAACTATGACAACAATATTTGGAATTTGAAGAATGTTACCATTTCAAATTATTTTATTTACCGCAGCATTTTTAAAAGTTGACAAAAGACTTTATCAAGCAGCAGCAGTAGATGGTATACCTAGATGACAACAATATTGAAAAATTTCTATACCACAAATTATGCCAGTAATTGTTTATATGATAACAACAAGTATAATTGGATCATTAAAATTTATACCTTTTGGCTTATTTGCTGATTATGATGAAGCAGTAAAGGCAAGTGCACAAACTGCAGTTTATTATATATTTGCACAAATTAATACTGGAGTTGGCTCTTTGGCTTCTTATAGTAAAGCAGGAGCAGCAGCTATTATATTGATGCTTATAATTCTTGTAATAACAATTTTTAATGCAATATTAAGTAAATATCTTAGAAAGAAATTTAGATAG
- a CDS encoding carbohydrate ABC transporter permease, producing the protein MKKSYITSQIAFTKSEVKFEKRKNKYNLAILKRDLFIENKQKQIIYSKNIFKKIYLQTILFFVLAFIKKYINVRHRNYLNQISKRNSKTLKLAGDFWYKRIFLNISTYSAIILMLIFLIFPFYWMLMTSFKPYSEVRPGVLESLWPKEWTLQAYKDMFKYINAEGNPDSISIPRFFFNSFLVASLTTILQLVVSVLAGFAIYNWRTKLNPLLLIIIFSIMMVPAESLLLGRYWITVQMQWRDSITALIVPFIGNVFTVYLMSNAFYDLSKDLKRASKIDGLNSFQYFLKIAVPAVSGAILTAGIIAFIDSWNAVLWPITVMDKDTGQWRTIPMLLYSIMYSDGIIPGEQLNPNNIKMAACIISIIPMIVIFLLFQKWIIKGLSRPGTNTNKG; encoded by the coding sequence ATGAAGAAAAGTTATATAACTTCGCAAATAGCTTTCACTAAATCTGAAGTTAAATTTGAAAAACGAAAAAATAAATATAATCTTGCAATATTGAAAAGAGACTTATTTATTGAAAATAAGCAAAAGCAAATAATATATAGTAAAAATATATTTAAAAAAATATATTTGCAAACTATTTTGTTTTTTGTTTTAGCATTTATTAAAAAATATATTAATGTAAGACACAGAAATTATTTAAATCAAATAAGCAAAAGAAATTCAAAAACTTTAAAATTGGCAGGAGATTTCTGATATAAAAGAATATTTTTAAATATATCAACTTATTCAGCAATAATTTTAATGCTAATCTTTTTAATTTTTCCATTTTATTGAATGCTTATGACTTCTTTTAAACCTTATTCAGAAGTAAGACCTGGTGTTTTGGAATCTTTATGGCCAAAAGAATGAACACTTCAAGCATATAAAGATATGTTTAAATATATAAATGCTGAGGGCAATCCTGATTCAATTTCAATACCAAGATTTTTCTTTAACTCATTTTTAGTAGCTTCATTAACAACTATTTTGCAACTTGTTGTTTCAGTTCTTGCTGGTTTTGCAATTTATAATTGAAGAACAAAACTTAATCCTTTACTTTTAATTATTATTTTCTCAATTATGATGGTTCCAGCTGAGTCTCTTTTATTAGGTAGATATTGAATAACTGTGCAAATGCAATGAAGAGATTCTATAACGGCCTTAATTGTCCCTTTTATAGGTAATGTATTTACGGTTTATTTAATGAGTAATGCATTTTATGATTTAAGTAAAGATTTAAAAAGAGCTTCTAAAATAGATGGTTTAAACTCATTTCAATATTTTTTAAAAATTGCAGTACCAGCAGTTAGTGGTGCCATTTTGACAGCTGGAATAATCGCTTTTATTGATTCTTGAAATGCAGTATTGTGACCAATAACTGTTATGGACAAAGATACTGGACAATGAAGAACAATACCAATGCTACTTTATTCAATAATGTATTCTGATGGAATTATTCCAGGTGAACAATTAAATCCAAATAATATTAAAATGGCTGCATGCATCATTTCAATTATTCCAATGATAGTTATATTCTTGCTATTTCAAAAATGAATTATAAAAGGCTTATCAAGACCTGGAACAAATACAAACAAAGGATAA
- a CDS encoding DUF1904 family protein encodes MPILKFNGATEQQVKEYSKKINELVDLVVAKPEAILLMNNNNEIYVAPNTNKRIYIEVEWLKRPEEARIALVKHLTDFFGGEGVNVSVNFNEINNNLYVNNVKRG; translated from the coding sequence ATGCCAATCTTAAAATTTAATGGAGCAACTGAACAACAAGTAAAAGAGTATTCAAAAAAGATAAATGAGTTAGTTGATTTAGTTGTTGCAAAACCTGAAGCAATACTATTGATGAACAATAATAATGAAATTTATGTAGCACCAAATACAAATAAAAGAATATACATAGAGGTTGAGTGATTGAAAAGACCAGAAGAAGCTAGAATAGCTTTAGTTAAACATTTAACTGACTTTTTTGGTGGAGAAGGCGTTAACGTTTCTGTTAATTTTAATGAAATAAATAATAACTTATATGTCAATAATGTTAAAAGAGGTTAA
- the dusB gene encoding tRNA dihydrouridine synthase DusB, translating into MKIGNIEIKGKLVQGPMAGVSNPPFRLISKEQGANLVCAEMVSVEGMTHNNKKTFSMLTVEKAEHPMSMQIFGNDVESFIVATKWIEENVDCDIIDLNIGCPAPKVAVRSASGSSLLKTPELIYDIVKAVVENTTKPVTAKIRLGWDKESVNAVEVSKLIEKAGASGITVHGRTRSEFYSGHADWEKIKEVKEAVNIPVIGNGDVIDGPSAKAMLDLTGCDGVMISRGCQGNPWIFKQIAYYLETGEELAKPTFMEWKETVLKHAKMLIDYKEDETGAIREFRKHLTWYLAVLPKTEILNQLKEEANKINTFKDLELIIEKYKEV; encoded by the coding sequence ATGAAAATAGGAAATATAGAAATAAAAGGTAAATTAGTACAAGGTCCGATGGCTGGTGTTTCTAACCCTCCATTTAGATTAATATCAAAAGAGCAAGGCGCTAATTTAGTATGTGCTGAGATGGTATCTGTTGAAGGTATGACTCATAATAATAAGAAAACTTTTAGTATGTTAACTGTTGAAAAAGCAGAACACCCAATGAGTATGCAAATTTTTGGTAATGATGTTGAATCATTTATTGTTGCAACAAAGTGAATTGAAGAAAATGTTGATTGTGACATTATTGATTTAAATATTGGTTGCCCTGCTCCAAAAGTCGCAGTTAGATCTGCAAGTGGATCAAGTTTATTAAAAACACCAGAATTAATTTATGATATTGTTAAGGCTGTTGTTGAAAATACAACAAAACCTGTAACAGCAAAAATTAGATTAGGTTGAGACAAGGAAAGTGTTAATGCTGTTGAAGTTTCAAAACTAATTGAAAAAGCAGGAGCTAGTGGTATAACAGTTCATGGAAGAACAAGAAGTGAATTTTATTCAGGTCACGCTGATTGAGAAAAAATTAAAGAAGTTAAAGAAGCAGTTAATATTCCGGTTATTGGTAATGGTGATGTTATTGACGGACCAAGCGCCAAAGCAATGTTAGATTTAACTGGTTGTGATGGTGTTATGATTTCAAGGGGTTGTCAAGGAAATCCATGAATTTTTAAACAAATTGCATATTACTTAGAAACTGGTGAAGAATTAGCTAAGCCAACTTTTATGGAATGAAAAGAAACAGTATTAAAGCATGCTAAAATGTTAATAGATTATAAAGAAGATGAAACTGGTGCTATTAGAGAGTTTAGAAAACATCTAACTTGATATTTAGCAGTTTTACCAAAAACAGAAATTTTAAATCAATTAAAAGAAGAAGCAAATAAAATAAATACATTTAAAGATTTAGAATTAATTATAGAAAAGTATAAAGAGGTATAA
- the lysS gene encoding lysine--tRNA ligase: MSERKFSEQELVRRAKLEKLIENENNPYQVSKYVRTHSLKELTDLYNCYEKDELSNLDQPEINIAGRIKLYREAGNKAAFLNIEDQDSDIQVYVRQDEIGEEAFANFRELDLGDIVGFKGIMMKTNHGELSLRAKEYTLLSKALRPLPDKHAGIQDIEEKYRRRYIDLITNPESKKVFKARTKIIRTMQQILDERGYMEVETPILHSVKGGAAAKPFITHYNALDVDVYLRIATELHLKRLIVGGFDGVYEIGRIFRNEGMSTRHNPEFTSLELYVAYEDMFFLMDLTEEIFRKCNAAVNDSAVITYGGHELDLAKPFKRLHMVDGIKQVTGVDFWKEMSVEEALELAKKHNVHVEKHNYTVGHIINLFYEEFVEATIIEPTFVYGHPKEISPLSKSNVKDPRFTDRFELFIVGREYANAFSELNDPIDQYERFNEQIKEAAAGNDEATEMDIDFIEALEHAMPPTAGIGFGIDRLVMLLTNSESIKDVLLFPQMKPRD; encoded by the coding sequence ATGTCAGAAAGAAAATTTAGTGAACAAGAATTAGTTCGTAGAGCAAAGTTAGAGAAATTAATTGAAAATGAAAATAATCCTTACCAAGTAAGTAAGTATGTAAGAACTCATTCTTTAAAAGAATTAACTGATTTATACAATTGTTATGAAAAAGATGAATTATCAAATTTAGATCAACCAGAAATTAATATTGCAGGAAGAATTAAACTTTATCGTGAAGCAGGTAACAAAGCAGCTTTCTTAAATATTGAAGATCAAGACTCTGATATTCAAGTTTATGTAAGACAAGATGAAATTGGAGAAGAAGCTTTTGCTAACTTCAGAGAATTGGACTTAGGTGATATTGTTGGATTTAAAGGAATCATGATGAAAACAAATCATGGTGAATTATCTTTAAGAGCTAAAGAATATACTTTATTGTCAAAAGCACTAAGACCTTTACCAGATAAACATGCAGGTATTCAGGATATTGAAGAAAAATACCGTAGAAGATATATAGATTTAATCACTAACCCTGAATCAAAAAAAGTTTTTAAAGCAAGAACTAAAATTATTAGAACTATGCAACAAATTTTAGATGAACGTGGATATATGGAAGTTGAAACTCCAATCTTGCATAGTGTTAAAGGTGGAGCAGCAGCAAAGCCATTTATTACTCACTATAATGCTTTAGATGTTGATGTATACTTAAGAATTGCTACTGAACTACATTTAAAAAGATTAATTGTTGGTGGATTTGATGGAGTTTATGAAATTGGAAGAATATTTAGAAATGAAGGAATGAGTACAAGACATAATCCTGAATTTACTTCTTTAGAATTATATGTGGCTTATGAAGATATGTTTTTCTTAATGGACTTAACTGAAGAAATATTCAGAAAATGTAATGCAGCAGTTAATGATTCAGCTGTTATTACTTATGGTGGACACGAGTTAGATTTAGCAAAACCATTTAAACGATTACATATGGTAGATGGAATTAAACAAGTTACAGGTGTTGATTTCTGAAAAGAAATGAGTGTTGAAGAAGCTTTAGAATTAGCAAAAAAACATAATGTGCATGTTGAAAAACATAATTATACAGTAGGACATATTATTAACTTATTTTATGAAGAATTTGTTGAAGCAACAATTATTGAACCAACTTTTGTTTATGGTCATCCAAAAGAAATCTCACCATTATCAAAATCAAATGTAAAAGATCCAAGATTTACAGATCGTTTTGAATTATTTATTGTTGGAAGAGAATATGCCAATGCATTTAGTGAATTAAATGACCCAATCGATCAATATGAAAGATTTAATGAGCAAATCAAAGAAGCTGCTGCTGGAAATGATGAAGCAACAGAAATGGATATTGATTTTATTGAAGCATTAGAACATGCAATGCCACCAACTGCTGGTATTGGATTTGGAATTGATCGTTTAGTTATGTTATTAACTAATAGTGAATCTATTAAAGACGTATTATTATTCCCGCAAATGAAACCAAGAGATTAA
- a CDS encoding lipoprotein — MKKLLSVLTASVLATTAASSVVSCGTKPEKKVVFVLPQETIGQNSKDKQTAYQDLVDEFNQEHAQEIANGELVEIEARWEKSGNIAKNIAANGNLPDLYIFYPDAVSTFSHSGASEKVRDMEESMGDNFAEFKNSLLNESFIDEGVYNGKQIVLPFGKSVDLSVINVRVLAELAKGFGFDEEGTIKTSFETYNETSNSRKNLWGTTKDASKMSTYSSFGAHAFDIVKKSNDKKVQDALKTFEEIVQTLTKSTDISKDIRDIFREQENIFAIATLTTELYREKDGIKYSDITETISESNGQKAAADKAIEAKQNSSQHFGFSIDSMENKYFMDWAAANQEGKSNINIESNANEFMYNAQLNKNSNGKVQSTSVELNKNSTSFQKTTSLYDGFKEIAKTKNELSGNNTDIEKSWKGTFMTKYNGTSGSIYTSTAFQNGTTLVGSGSSAGAYNYTSGISYKYNGDKNTGYLNMVKNSDILTTSTIGNEKDAFMSQGPGIAGFKSTGDNAAQKEETVSKFLSYIMQPKQAADFALKTNYMPPTTDAMKIYQKYVDGTYNNQEAFQYSTQMKQKAVEYIEKNPNRAGIPSKEEIEEAHYLDGGHLRVTLDSEGNASNISFKKGGEPITEKIQALNDVYDHVIHNEKSEELDQWRFEKLFTPIADYSSSLRANSRASVSAINSGYINDFLFDNEGNKNTQTLLVTSTPSPIGTDVRDGIKSAIVEAKNNTVMYNWDIKFNQLLDEENNVYNLSKYLNAKSGDDVLKRVTVSYRK; from the coding sequence ATGAAAAAATTACTATCAGTATTGACTGCTTCTGTTTTAGCAACAACAGCTGCATCAAGTGTTGTTTCATGTGGTACAAAACCTGAAAAAAAGGTTGTTTTTGTTTTACCACAAGAAACAATTGGTCAAAACTCAAAAGATAAACAAACAGCTTATCAAGATTTAGTTGATGAATTTAATCAGGAACACGCTCAAGAAATTGCAAACGGTGAACTAGTGGAAATCGAAGCAAGATGAGAAAAAAGTGGAAACATTGCAAAAAATATTGCAGCAAATGGTAACTTACCTGATTTATATATCTTTTATCCAGACGCTGTTTCAACTTTTTCACACTCTGGAGCAAGTGAAAAAGTTAGAGATATGGAAGAATCAATGGGAGATAATTTTGCAGAATTTAAAAATTCATTGTTAAATGAATCATTCATTGATGAAGGTGTTTATAATGGAAAACAAATTGTATTACCTTTTGGAAAATCTGTTGATCTTTCAGTTATTAATGTAAGGGTTTTAGCTGAACTTGCAAAAGGATTTGGTTTTGATGAAGAAGGAACTATAAAAACATCGTTTGAGACTTATAATGAAACTTCAAATAGTAGAAAAAATTTATGGGGAACAACTAAAGATGCATCAAAAATGAGTACTTATTCTTCATTTGGAGCACATGCTTTTGATATTGTAAAAAAAAGTAATGATAAAAAAGTTCAAGATGCTTTAAAAACTTTTGAAGAAATAGTTCAAACATTGACAAAATCAACAGATATTTCAAAAGATATCAGAGATATTTTTAGAGAACAAGAAAATATATTCGCAATAGCTACTTTAACAACAGAGCTTTATAGAGAAAAAGATGGAATTAAATATTCTGACATTACAGAAACTATAAGTGAAAGTAATGGTCAAAAAGCAGCGGCTGATAAAGCTATTGAAGCAAAACAAAATTCAAGCCAGCATTTTGGATTCTCAATTGACTCAATGGAAAATAAATATTTTATGGATTGAGCCGCGGCTAATCAAGAAGGTAAATCAAATATTAACATCGAGTCAAATGCAAATGAATTTATGTACAATGCCCAATTAAATAAAAATTCTAATGGTAAAGTACAATCAACAAGTGTTGAACTGAATAAAAATAGTACTTCATTCCAAAAAACAACTTCTTTATACGACGGATTTAAAGAAATTGCAAAAACAAAAAATGAACTATCAGGAAATAACACAGATATTGAAAAAAGTTGAAAAGGTACATTCATGACTAAGTACAATGGAACATCAGGTTCTATTTATACAAGCACAGCATTTCAAAATGGAACAACTCTTGTTGGTTCAGGTTCATCAGCAGGAGCATATAACTATACATCAGGAATAAGTTATAAATATAATGGTGATAAAAACACAGGTTATTTAAATATGGTTAAAAATTCTGATATCTTAACAACATCAACTATTGGTAATGAAAAAGATGCATTTATGTCACAAGGTCCAGGAATCGCTGGATTTAAATCTACTGGTGACAATGCAGCACAAAAAGAAGAAACTGTTTCAAAATTCTTGAGTTACATTATGCAACCAAAACAAGCAGCAGATTTTGCCTTAAAAACAAATTACATGCCACCAACAACAGATGCAATGAAAATATATCAAAAATATGTTGATGGGACTTACAATAATCAAGAAGCATTCCAATATAGTACTCAAATGAAACAAAAGGCAGTAGAATATATTGAAAAAAATCCAAACAGAGCAGGTATTCCAAGTAAAGAGGAAATAGAAGAAGCACATTATCTTGACGGTGGTCATTTAAGAGTAACACTAGATAGTGAAGGAAATGCTTCAAATATTTCATTTAAAAAAGGTGGAGAACCAATAACAGAAAAAATACAAGCTTTAAATGATGTTTATGATCATGTTATTCATAATGAAAAAAGCGAAGAATTAGATCAATGAAGATTTGAAAAGTTATTTACACCTATAGCAGATTACTCAAGTTCATTAAGAGCGAATAGTAGAGCTTCAGTTAGTGCAATTAATTCAGGATATATAAATGATTTCTTATTTGATAATGAAGGTAATAAAAATACTCAAACATTGTTAGTAACTTCTACTCCTTCACCAATAGGAACAGATGTACGTGATGGTATTAAAAGTGCAATAGTTGAGGCAAAAAATAATACAGTTATGTATAATTGAGACATTAAGTTTAATCAATTATTGGATGAAGAAAATAATGTTTACAATTTAAGCAAATATTTAAATGCAAAAAGTGGAGATGATGTTCTTAAAAGAGTAACAGTTTCGTATAGAAAATAA
- a CDS encoding ABC transporter ATP-binding protein gives MSIKLKNINIDYGNFLAVDNLSMEIKKGELVSLLGPSGCGKTTALNAIAGLINTTSGQMLFDGVDVTQKPSQKRNIGLVFQSYALYTHMSVFKNIAYPLYHSKRFKKELKQDNYLNKLRLKTLAESENFEFVINQQNKFDAYILKFQEELNSLIENKFVDYLRSNKAILNNYLNVLFAESNLNDARIINAKNQLKSYLYDKAKIKFNKETNKLNIYIVENNKKILKSEHDIRYSFLLEFFDYKIKNSIKEFEAHSKEIAKTMKKTKKSISKLEDGTLGVQIFSKNGSSSYDSFKEESNSNSLDFFSTIFRDAYDLVDNFIIEVNKLFESEIFANSKYSKIILQISNIIKKELKIVDKAAKDKNLDINPEKLLLSIKSEIIEKVNNKKQELTTALVEYNDFIIKANYFGTNLENIIAGFSELKSSDQAIENSDKIESQFKTAVLKEIDNLLNDSVNVITKEIQVKAKKIDTTELYLKIKKSIYSKNRKIKELVYETAKQVEIENQLNKKPSELSGGQQQRVAIARAIVKKPSILLMDEPLSNLDAKLRLTTREWIKRFQQSVGITTIFVTHDQEEAMSISDSIFVMNKGVLQQSGSPLEIYNKPANEFVANFIGTPNINFVPVKRSKNQFLLPSNEVLKFKELPMDQSEFKLGIRPEKITLKKTAGSILLAKGSIILVEQLGKQNHVKIKVSKTLELTLVIDPSEWANIKNTDEINLYVNPKEIYLFGEDKNIIEAEYVK, from the coding sequence ATGAGTATAAAATTAAAAAATATAAATATAGACTATGGAAATTTTTTAGCAGTTGATAATTTAAGCATGGAGATCAAAAAAGGGGAATTAGTTTCCCTTTTAGGTCCTTCTGGTTGTGGTAAAACAACAGCTTTAAATGCCATAGCAGGTCTAATAAATACAACTTCTGGTCAAATGTTATTTGATGGTGTTGATGTTACACAAAAACCAAGTCAAAAAAGAAATATAGGTTTAGTATTTCAAAGTTATGCATTATATACACATATGAGTGTATTTAAAAATATAGCATATCCTTTATATCACTCAAAAAGATTTAAAAAAGAATTAAAACAAGATAATTATTTAAATAAATTACGATTAAAAACTTTAGCTGAATCTGAAAACTTTGAATTTGTTATAAATCAACAAAATAAATTTGATGCCTATATTTTAAAATTTCAAGAAGAACTTAACTCTTTAATTGAAAATAAATTCGTTGACTATTTAAGATCAAATAAAGCAATTTTAAACAATTATTTAAATGTTCTTTTCGCTGAATCTAATTTAAACGATGCAAGAATTATAAATGCAAAAAACCAATTGAAAAGTTATTTATATGATAAAGCTAAAATCAAATTTAATAAAGAAACAAATAAACTTAATATTTATATTGTTGAAAATAATAAAAAAATCTTAAAAAGTGAACATGATATAAGATATAGTTTCTTATTAGAATTTTTTGATTATAAAATTAAAAATTCAATTAAGGAATTTGAGGCTCATTCAAAAGAAATAGCTAAAACAATGAAGAAAACAAAGAAAAGTATTTCTAAATTGGAAGATGGAACATTAGGTGTCCAAATTTTTTCTAAAAATGGATCTTCTTCATATGATTCATTCAAAGAAGAGTCAAACTCAAACTCACTTGATTTCTTTAGTACTATATTTAGAGATGCTTACGATCTTGTTGATAATTTTATAATTGAAGTTAATAAACTATTTGAATCAGAAATTTTTGCTAACTCAAAATACTCAAAAATAATTTTACAAATTTCTAATATTATTAAAAAAGAATTAAAAATAGTTGATAAAGCAGCAAAGGATAAAAATTTGGATATAAATCCTGAAAAATTACTTTTATCTATAAAATCAGAAATAATTGAAAAAGTTAATAACAAAAAACAAGAATTAACTACTGCATTAGTTGAATATAATGATTTTATAATTAAAGCAAATTATTTTGGTACAAATTTAGAAAACATAATTGCTGGTTTTTCTGAATTAAAATCTTCTGATCAGGCAATTGAAAATTCTGACAAAATTGAAAGCCAATTTAAAACAGCCGTCCTAAAAGAAATAGACAACTTACTTAATGATTCTGTTAACGTAATAACTAAAGAAATACAGGTTAAGGCAAAAAAAATTGATACAACTGAACTTTACTTAAAAATTAAAAAATCTATTTATTCAAAAAATAGAAAAATTAAAGAATTAGTTTATGAAACAGCTAAACAAGTTGAAATAGAAAATCAATTAAATAAAAAACCTAGTGAATTATCTGGTGGTCAACAACAACGTGTCGCTATTGCAAGAGCAATTGTTAAAAAACCAAGTATTTTATTAATGGATGAACCGTTATCTAATCTTGATGCAAAACTTCGTTTAACAACAAGAGAGTGAATTAAGAGATTCCAACAATCTGTAGGAATTACAACAATTTTTGTTACTCATGATCAAGAAGAAGCAATGAGTATATCTGATTCAATATTTGTTATGAATAAAGGTGTTTTACAACAAAGCGGTAGTCCTCTTGAAATTTATAACAAGCCTGCAAACGAATTTGTTGCAAATTTTATCGGAACACCTAACATAAACTTTGTACCGGTTAAAAGAAGTAAAAATCAGTTCTTACTACCTTCAAATGAAGTCTTAAAGTTTAAAGAATTACCAATGGATCAAAGTGAATTTAAATTAGGTATTAGACCTGAAAAAATAACACTTAAAAAAACGGCTGGTTCTATTTTGCTAGCTAAAGGTTCAATTATTCTAGTTGAGCAATTAGGTAAACAAAATCATGTGAAAATTAAAGTTTCAAAAACCTTAGAATTAACACTAGTTATTGATCCATCAGAATGAGCTAATATTAAAAATACCGATGAAATAAACTTATACGTAAATCCAAAAGAAATTTACCTGTTTGGTGAAGACAAAAATATTATTGAGGCAGAATATGTTAAATAA